GataaatataaatttcaaaatattcTCTCTGTTTTCACTATATTTTCTATCTCATCTCATTAATGTGAAGttgttttttgattttttttccatCTTTGCTTCCAAGTCTTACTGAAAagtagttctttttttttttgtggataGCTTGATGGTGGTTGAAAATGGTGATTTTCCAATTGCTGATCGTCATTGTTTTTTCACTGTAATGGTTGATTTCGCATTGGTGCTAATCGGCGTTTATGGAAATTTGAGGAACAAGTTTTCATTTGAGAATTTGCTTACCCTTGATGCATCGAGATCTTCTCTTggattttattattgtttttttctttctaaagcTTGATCATTGGCATTCATGTTGATCTTCTCTCACTGGCATTCATgaagatttttccttgctggttGCAAAGCTTCTAGCATGCGTGAATGGGTATGTAGCATagaatgtatttttgtaaaataaatgGGTGTTGTCATATAAATGTTTAAATTGCTATGTGGTAGCATAAATGTTAATATTCTACATTATTTGTCTAATCCAAAAAAAAcccaaatattttaagaatgatttatcatttattttctatttttttttatgtattttgaaagaaataGAAATAGTATTTAGGACTTAACTGATAGGATTTAAAAATATTGGGACCTAACTCATACAAAATCAAAATCAAGTATAAAGAATGAAAACtggatctgaaaaaaaaaaccattattaaaaggaaaaataatatatattttagttaTCCTTTTGCTAAAACCCCCCAACTATCCATATCAAGAATTTTCCTCTTTTAGTGAAACAATTAGTAACACAACGCTTGAAAGAGAATTTGAGAAAAGGGATACTAAACATACACAAAAATATATCTGAAATTACTTGTATCAAGCATTTTTTTTAATCATTCATAACTATAGTGCGGTTGTCTCCCaatcattattttttataaaatattttgagGATAATATTCATATTTCTAATCAAGCTTCTCTGTTCACATGTATGAAAAAAAAGTCTGATCACATTGTGTGAGTGTGTATATAGGAGGAATTGTTCTCTATCCCTTGTACATAAATGATTTACTAATCTTTAAGGTTTTTCAGTTTCTCTATCGGTTGGGAACACTTGGTCGAAAGATCCCACCTTACTACAATTTAATGAACATAACTTTAATGTCCGAATAAACAACCACTTGTGCTAAACCATCGGTCAACCGAGCAACGCAACTGGTAATTTCATAACATCTTCTCCAAATAATGTTTTGTGCTCGTTTTATTTACACATCTCTAAAACCCCAATTCAAAGCCACCTTACCATTTTCTCAAGCTTATTGTATAATTAAatgcatgtgcatgtgcatgtccACCTTGCAAAGAATGATCTAACTTACCTACTCCATACTGAAAGGAACAGCGCCTTACGAGCTTAGGCTGCTGCAGACTGCTTATCATGGTCTTCTAAATTCAGAGCTTGAAGCAGCTTTGGCCACGATTCTGGAATTCCTCCAGGAagatcaaataccaataatttcccacGACTGTGGTAGAACTCCTCCACAGGGCGACTCTGCCAAAACAATTCAAATTCACAAGACATAAATATCTGACCAAACCATAAGCAATATTGCTGCATGCTCAGACAAGTATCTGATATGGAAATTGTCAAAGCAACAGTCATATATAAAAATAAGATCAACCAATTTATCGTAGTGGTCCAGTGAGTTACTCAAAACATGAATGCCTTTTCATGAAATGCAGCATAGTTCGTATCACGTGCTTTTTCACAATGGGAAAGATGTTCTTTGGGTATAATATGAATGGATACTTGTgtaacagaaaaaaaaaagagattcaTAGATACTGGAGGAGTACCATTTCATTATATATACGTAGTCTTTCCTTAACAACTTCTTCTGTGTCATCAGCCCTTGTGATAAGCTTTGATGCACAATGAGGAGGAGGAAGAAGCGGAGGCATGTACATGTCTGAGTTCCCATCCTCTCCCTTAATGTCGATACTGGCAATGTTATAATTTCCACCACATTCACTGCAAAGCCTTCTTCCAAGGCACTTTGCAAGTAAAGCATCTTCCCTGAGTTTTAGATTAATCACCAAGTCTATATCAGTCACTTTCTCTAAAATTTCCTGCAAAAAATTAACAATATATGAATGATACATATATATGGTCCTTGTAACAACTATTAGAATGACCTGTTttttgaaagaaagaaagaaaagcttCAAGGTACACATGCGAccaaaaaaatgatattttgcatTAACGCCACTTAATTCGTATCTCATTTTTCAGCAAAACTCTCAGAAAGGGTAGGATAACTCCTTTGATTATCATTATCATAGCTATTTATACCTTAACCTAATGGAAAGAGAAGTTGATGGGAAACCAACCTACTTATATTCAACTGCTCCCAGCAGTTTAATCCCACCAGTTAAAACACTTTGATCAGCCCTTTTCTTGAAAAGCTCGGCAAACCATATCAAACTAGATCAGACAGACAAATTATATGTGTGTATAAAAACTTGTCCTCCAACTAAACACTACTACAATCTTTGGCAATAAGAAACTCTAGCATATTTCACAATAGGTTTGACGGCTCATATTATACAAATGAATACCCCTTAAATCTAATATTTACTTTTCTTATTGAGTATCACATATAAAAATCAACATTCTTATAAATAATAACAAGAAAAGTGCTAGGATGAGCAAACTACACGCTTCAACATTACTCACCGCTTGTCTTATAGTTCGAGGGAAACCATCCAGAATGAAGCCAGATTCACCCTTAGCTTGAAGCCGATTGGATAATAAGTTTATTATAATTTCATCTGAAACCAATTTTCCATGATTAACAACTTCTGCAAGCTGCACAAATTTTTACCcgaaaatatataaacaaaatcGAAAGCACAAAAGATTTGAATAAACAAAACCCACACAGTTAAATTCTTCAATTTTCCAggattttctttttcctttattgCCGGTCCATTACACAATCAATCGAAATTAAAGATaaataattttgagattttttttattatttttttttttgtaaaaaaaactaaattagaCCTGAGGAGCGAGGGGTCCAGAAGAGGAAAGTTCTTCCCGGACTAGATCGCCAGTAGCGATGTGAGGAACACCAATAAGATTGGATAGGCGAGAAGCGTAGGTTCCCTTCCCGACGCCGGGACAGCCCAGAAAAACCCACTGAACATTCCTCTGATTTGGCTCTCGCCGAAGAGGAACGCTCTGGTTCGTTGTCCGCTTGGGGTCACGAAACGACGCCGTTTGTAGAAGATCAACACTCGAATCATCcgccgaagaagaagaagaaaagcacCGAATCGACAAGACCAAGGAAGAGAGCCTGGCAGAGGTCAAGACCCTGACCGGTCTGAGAACTTGGTAGCTCAACGCCGCCATTGGAGCTGGAAATTCACAATCTTTTTGGGTTTTTTCAGACTGTGTTCCTTCTTTGACTACTTTGCTTTATTTATTGTGCAGCACTACAGCTAGTCGGAGATTTTCTTTTTTCTGTTAATTAGTCACACACGGTGTCGTATTGATCGATTGAACTGTGTGTGCTAGTTCTTCTGCCTGCAACATAATATTTTGAGCATGATGACCGCGCGTGTTATCACACTTTACCATCTGAGTGGGGCTTTTGGGTGTTCCCTCCACGTTTGCACTTCTAATATATGCAAAAGAATCACGtgacaataataataatgtgATGTGTGTGTCGACTGTCCACTGTCAAGGTGGTCGCATGAAGTTTTCATTTTGTAAAATAACAACACATGTatgaaaattaataaaaacatCATTTTAGTTTTCGCTCAATTTCTTTTAgagatttttaaaaatatattctgtttttggtattttttttcaaaaatattatcttaaattttcaaaaaatacgTATTTAAAactttatatttataaaaatacaaaACAACAATAAGATAACAACTAAATATTAATCTTATTTTtataaatcaaaatatatcttgaaacaactaaacaacaaatagacaataatataacaacacaacaactataaataaacttaaataactaaaaaccaaatatgaaaacaactatacataaaatctaaacagTACAAAAACATCAAtaagacaacaactaaacattaactcACTGCGTACTACACACATTTAAAAACAACAAATGAAGAACAACTAAAAGTCAACTCATTACATactaacatattttttttataaaaaaaatcaaaatatatttgaAACAAATAAACAACAATTAGATATCAACACAACAACTGAACGACTATATAAAAacttaaaacaactaaaaatcaaTGTAAAAATAACTATACATAAAAGTTAAACAACCTTACAACAACACAATGCAACttattacattttaaaaaaacaacacactacaataaaatataaaaaaaatgtaacttAAATGTAACACGACAACATCCTCAccacaactatatatatatttcaatgatcaaaagacttaaaaataattataaaatattcatataaCAATAACTTTAATTATCAATAGTATTAGAAAATTAGTCATACTGCCTTAgatatatttttcatttaagtCATATCTTTGACTTTATACGTAAGCTTCCACGTATTATATACCTATAGAAAATAGAACATATACCCAAAATATATTTAATGCgtataaacatattatatatagaaaaaaatgaaattaataaaAAGAAGCACTTGGCAATAATTGAGAGAAATAGCAATTGCATGCACAGAGCTCCACATGGTCAGTTGAGGTGTCATCATAAGGTTATCCACAACTTAATATAAGATCTCTAGATTTCCAATAGTCTGGCCTTTTTTATCCATCACCATTTATGTCATGTATTAAATATTACAAACCagtgaaaaatataatttaaacttagtaGCTGAAGTTAAAATTAATTTGATAGGTGTAGCAATGTTAGCTTAGCACACAACACACTTCCAAAAAATACCTAGAGAAGATTGGGAAATCTACAAAATTGcactaaaagtaaaataaaatctgaaaaatacggtgcattacaaaaatacagaatttttggataaaaacatggaatgacaaaattgtaaatacggagtggcaaaatcataaataaaagctgtaaaatacaattttttgtgaacaacgtttacaaactagtaaatatctgttacaaacttataaatatctgttacgtgtttgtaaataatatttacaaaatccgttatagaattgtagatttttttttgtttttttgtagataaaactttcaaacaaatttgtaactaaattttttatttttgtaacaatagtttacaaatctagttttataactaagaaatatatttttgtaactaacatttacgaaaatattttatagttaagaaatcataaccaaagtatacataaaaatattatattttttccatatggttacaatattgtaccaaataatTATAGGAACCTTCATATTTAtgttatacaacttaaaaatataaatttaagatattcattatttataaaaacactttaatgaatatatatagtggtgaaatacaatattttttttaaacaaattttacaTTTTGTAACAACGATTTACGAAACTAATTTCAcaatcaaaaaatttatttttgtaactaacatttacataaatatttataaaatttatttaacatgattgttacaaaaatttataaaattaacttatGAATTTAGTACAtgtttgtaaaaaaatttataagtaacaaatattagaaaaaatatataactactaGTATAGAAAtagattatatttattaaaaatattataatttatgcaagcataaatatttatttaatattaataatacatttattttaaataaataaaaatacaaaaattgaaaagaaaatgattgaatattattatatcacattaacataattaaattacatcaattaatgatgtTACTTTTTTTTATGAGTAAACGacaaaataaaatttcatcatACTGACATAAAAAAAGTTATTCATTACTCATTAAAGACCAAATTGATACATTAATGAATTGTATTCTTGTTTTATTTCCTTTTACTAATCTccgtatattttttttaaagcaCCGTATATATGTAATTATTTGTATTCACCGTATATTTCAAACTTTTTGTAAACATACAGTGCATTATGTAATTAATCCGAGAAGATTGACACCATGTGTTTAGCTTATTAGTTAGCACcttttaatacatttttttttttgtcatcatagatatatatatacacatgtatTGTCCGTCTTTAAGTTTTGTAAAAGCCCCACACATAGTCAACCTTGAAAGATCACATAAAATAAAACTCTTTTGATGGAGCATTTGACTCAATGGGACAAGAGactaataataaaaaactaaacaaatatactaaaatgtGTATATGAACTCAAAACACGAATATGTCTGAGTTCGTCGTGGCTTCCTTCCGTTATGGGTAGCTTTGCTAAATACTCAGTCCCCTTCACAAGTGTGGTGATCATGTTTGAGTTGTGGTGATGGAGTACTCTGGTGATTCCGAAGCCACCAATGCACTATTTACAACCCCAATGATTTTCTTCTTCGACGCTGCATCGCACCACTTCCGGAGAACAAAACTCATATATGCATTCAGAAACAAAAAGCTCCCCCCAAAACGCAGAGGACCCTTTCGAGTCTTCGATCAAAAATTGTCGCTCATCGTTCTCCAATTGGTACTTATCATCCATGGTCGCGGTTAGTGGTGGCACTCACGGTTGTCGACGTAAACAACTTTGGACTCCCCCTGTCGTTCCAGTCTATAAAGCTCTTAAAATTGATGGACCATTAAGAAGATTTGAGGTATTGCCGGAGAAGTGAATACCGTAAAAATGAAAACTTAGAATAgtatgaaagaaaaaaatgtcGTGTAAccgtatttttgttatttttttgctTAAAATAGTTTTTAGTGTAAAATTCTCATTCTTTTATAACaataaatgatgttgaaaatgatATTTTGTTCTGCAAGTATATTGTATATAGAGACAACTATAATGGATTGGGATTTGACATTGATTGTAAAATATATTCATGGGTTTATACATTTTGGTATCATGTGTTTTATTATCTTACTtgtttggactttgtattttgataaattattttttggaccctaaattttgtaaaataattcaaatagaaccttaaacgcaattttgatgaatagttgTGTTAGACCCTATACTAAACCTTAAACCTTAGACCCTGTGTTAGACAGAATAGTTGTGTTATTGTTCTGAGTTGtttgtttggtaaattatttgtgattttagttcaaaaaaatttgattaAAATCGAGTTTAGagatttatttgaactattttacaaaacacaggacccaaaaaataatttatcaaaacactaggtctaacacaagtaataaagtaaaacacaaagtccaaaaaaGTATACACGCTATATTTATTATTGTTACAGGGTATATTTAACCCCATTGATTACGACCTCCCTAATAACTAATCCAAAGAACAAGTTCATCCATCTCAAAGAAGTGAacttacaataataaaaaaaagacacAAATACACAACAAGTATCAGTTGAGCATTTAATCAATATAGACGTTTCTAACTATTGTAACAACTGTAATTATTAACATCATTATTACGCATTTGTAACAGTAATCATAATGACCAACAATTTGTAATGTTCACCTACAAATTGTATAAGTGGATGAACTTAAAATTTGCAAGTGGGATGACATCAAATTACTTTTCCAAAGTTGATGTAGGCTGGAGTAAAATAAGgtcaaccactataaaatttatgtttCAAGTTATttacatatttgtatattttcctTAAATTCTCGCTATTCTAAGTGAGTACTTGCTTTTTCTTATTATTGTTACCAAATTCCTCCAACAAGGGGTGAACATCAAGTCCGGAAAAGCCCGAAAATCCAACCCACCTGTCTGGCCCGAAtccaaaaatctaaaaaaaatgcaATGGTCGTATCAATCTGGTTGAGCTCGATCCAATTCGGCAAAAAATCAAATCAGATTTGGATGGTGTTTTTTAAAATGTCAGATTTTGGGTTTAAACTCGAAATACGaacttattaaaaatatatataaacctAAGTTATTTCTACCCTTAAATCTATTTGCCCTAATATGTTTTAGTTACACAACTCTCTCCCCTTTTCTCTCAAACCCAGCAACCATCTCTCCCTCTCCACCCATGGCACGACAGTTTCGGTACTCCGTTTTTCTTAACACTCAAGAAGCACTCGACCTCTCTTCTTCTCTACTCTCTTCATCTCATTCTAACACAGTACCTAGCCATTCATTGTCTCTCACGTTCCCCCTCCTCACTTACTGCTTTCTCTATTTTATTTCTCCTACTAAATTATCCATCACTGCTTGGTTTTTTAGATATGTGAATGAAGATCTCCGGTCCAATGTTACTTCACCAATTGCCACACGAAGTCAATTTCATGTGATGACTCTCGACCTCATCTAAGTTGAACGACTCCTCGAATTTTATTGTGTACTTTATAGTTCATATATATTGTTCACGTTCTTTGAAATTTTTAGGTTGAATAGTTGAAATGTTGCTAGGGATTTCTCTGGTCAGCATGTTCCTGACCAGCAAGTTCCTGAAATGCTGCTAGGAATTTCTCTGGTCAGTCAATCCCTTCCAAACACCTCAGAATTtcctagtcaacaaattttcgaCCAGAGGCAACCATCATCAATCAAGCTTCTAGCCAGTAACTTATTTTCTAATTTTTCAGACTCTTTCTGGTCGGCACATATTCGACCATCAAGATGCCACCTGGTATAAATGTCTCGCCACATGTCGCTTCAAAATGTCACATCATCATATTGATTTTTTAGGGACAACACTTGTTTAGTTTTGTATTATTATTGGATGGTAAGATGACATTGACTTAGAAATCAATATAAAAGGATTCGAGAACTAAATTCTTGTTTAAGAATcttgtttttttatatggatCGATTATGTTTTTAAGACGATTTGACTGATAAGGACACCTGAGTTCATATGATTAAAATCCATTTTGTGGAAGAGAATCTTGATAGTGACTTATAATTCTATGAAATGTCATTTTGAAACATGATTTTATTAGTCAATATTGATATAAGAGGTCAGTGGAAGCAGTGATATGGAGATGATAGACTACTCGCATGCGATGATACTAGTCTATTTTGGAGACATATAAATTGGTTTAGATTCTTCTTGATAAGATCAATGGTATATTATATTGTCTCTTAGTGTTGAGCTGACTAATTTTTTCTAAGATGGATGTTTCATTTTCATTGAGAATTATAGAATAGTCTAAACTGTGACATATTAATTAAGGCCTAAAGTCCACATGTAATGATAATTATGAGAGATCATATTAGAAATTGTTCCATATGTGCTTGATGAAGACTGCATGATGTATACTCAAGTATGCACATTCCCTGTTTTGATATTTGTTATGGACGTGCTCAATTGGTACGTGAGTTGTCATCCTTTTGGTACCAAGGATGTGTTAGTGATTGGTAATCCAACATCTTCACATAGTTAGATTTTGTAACGCCAATTAGATAGGGATGGATgataaaagtacatttttttAAGCATTTGTGATGGCAGGAGGAGCTACTCTGTGATTAAGTGTCAAATGAACACCTACAACTTCCTCGCTCATACATGCATGCATGTTGTTAAGAGGAGTTGTTTTGTGACTAGGTGTTGTATGGGAACTTGTAGTATCCTTACCCATAGAGGTAGAGTGTATGGCATGCTACAAGGACATTGATTACATAATATAGCTATGAGATTTTGGTTCAGCGTTAAGAGTCATTGACTTTATTATAGCATTACTGAATTTATGTGATATAGGTATCACATTTATATTTTTCTCTTGGAACTTGAGGAGTCACTTTACTCTGTTAGTGTTGATGATGTTTCATTTGTGATGAGAAAGTTGTGGAGTCCTCTAATAGCATTATAACACACGTTTATAGATAATTTGTTAACGAATATGCTGATAAGGCTTACGTAAATGTGTGTACTGAGAACACACATCCTATGTGGATCGTTAGGTGCTTGAGATGTATTCAATTAGTGGGAGTTGTCATTTTCCATGTGTAATGGACATGTTGATTGTCAAGGATTGCTATTGATGTTGAACACAAGAAAATTGTGAATCACTGTGATATTATATGTGTGCACACTTTTTTGTCTGAAAAGGACATGTGATACGAGGCAATGATTTTAGATttaatattatgtttttttagTGAATCCACATTACAAGTTATTGTCATACTTTGTGAATCTATGACGTCGAGTTATGTATCatatattgttacacccagattttgagataagaagttatgaccccgaaagctgggctcgtcaggtgtgagctcgaaatatgcatAGTCATCATATGATCCTTCAATCAGATCGTTTTGCTGTAAATACCAACCTCGAAAGCTCgagggtgtgtagcctcgaatatgttATGAGCTCGCAACGACATATTTTAACTAATCGCCTTCAGGTTAGatagctcgagctcgggaagtacaACCTCGGATATAACAACTTCGTCAACATCTACTTGTCCCGAGCATAGAACAAAGTTGGGTGGCGAGCTCATGATTGACTCATAGTCTCAacagactcaatgccaattgatgatctcgaagatttAATGAATCATCTGAGataacccattacgtgtgaacatgtttattgttgtacaatcccaatatttaagggatatcatttaatctgttatccgttctcgatcttcatgggacgtttctgtgtatgtaggagataatgcatttaatagcattatgttaattgatttacataatatcttcccgaaatatgtgggaatgaattctgcaaccttcctgttgaccgcgtttttggccaacgacgtgagaacgtcaaaaactataaaaccttcaagagaaaataaacgacacagacgattttataaagaaagtaaataacacacacaatttttatagtggttcagccccaatgtgttggtaatttcctaatccacttagagttgtgattatagatctgtactcaagatcagatgaactgagccaactgagtttcttcagtacagattacaagaatacaagaattctttcagatacaagcactttctctctctagaaaattcaaacccaaaatttccaaaagtaagagccccttttatgatgccataagccttgtatttataggcttaggattgtacagatgatatccccccacaatcgggatattttattatatttattacatttaaattacaaaattattcaaaatgtaacagaacaccaaatttgtgggaagaatgaaaGATTCCcatgtatgccaagaccgattcttgttgaagccgtttctgggaatcttgacgtagtcatgctctatctagttgatccatatcaccttcaatcTGGTCAAACACACCTTCACTGGGAagattgcctgtgttgaagtgcacgctAGTATACCTTATGTGCACGGCAGTATACTCTacgtgcacgccagtatactgtatgactgggcagtcatgcacttagctggtaggatatgcacttggctggtcggtcatgacacatctctcctctaacatggcacatctctggtctaacatgacacatctctagctagtcaaaattcttcaatggcttactgagctactcctaagccagatcactttatcacaactctgaggagtcaatatatttattgacttattaatgtgtcttttacggaccatgtactggcacttgtcacctctattgccacgtcatcaatctccattttttggggataacacttccctataaatatagaaggaaacaccatttgtaaaggacattttttctgatttctggagagaacACTTTGGGAAACTTATTTCTGAAAattttccagaaaactcccaagtcttaatattatagactcgtggactaggcagagttaactactgaaccacgtaaaaatcctcttgttttcctctttattcatttgctccagtattttattgtttaattgttctactatttaagttgacgaaaaatggcatcaacaatttggtgctttcattgagagccattaaacaataTGTGCGTGAGTCTGTTCAGTCAAAGAACCTCCTGAATCAACAATggcagcaaatgatcccaatgttcctgaggaggaaattttagatgaagctgactaccccTGACGCCCTGGAAAGCAACCCATGGTGAACTCAGACCCTGATGAGAGGAATGGTTCATCCGATTCTCGGGGGCCACTAGCCCCCaaggacgacgaggacatgtactacaatcctaaaTGATATGTCTCGATAGTGGAGCTTGAAAATTGTCAACTGCAAAAGTAGTTGGCAAAGGCCAAGAAACGCtatgaagagctagccagactagctgctgagGTGCAGGctgctcaggccccacctccgccAGAGGATCAAGCTCTGCCTctgcgggacgttcatgttccaccacaAAGGCCTCGAGGGTAGCCGTgcaaaaatgctgccacccgAAGAGCGGAGCAACCTCCGTCGCCAGTAGAACAACCTGCTCCGCTGAGAACCCGGAGAAGTAACTGGGCTGGAGGTCCTGCCAGCCCAATCGCGCAGACACCAGCTagagtagggaataaccgagccccctcggaggctcggacccaaaatcctggtgcCACGAAGAACGTTGCAGAACCAGGTCGAGCAaactcagggccttctaggccccgtaatggatggcagccaccatcaccaataaggcacccaccatcgccaataaggtatccctcatcaactcggaggaacacacaaccgacccatggtgataaggaaaagcgagctgggcgaaggcgtggaaatggggagactgctagggagcataggggtccccaactaacgagaagccaaatgtcacggtctcacactattgagatgaGGCAATCGACAagaaacccatctcgaaacaaccatgCAACGATCCATGTCAATGAAGGCTCGGGAGAcactagatcagtcagtatgtatgaccaggaACGTAGAAACACTGGGAATCGAAGGAATCACCTGGATTTACGAGAGCACCTGAACCATAACCGGGGGAATGATAATCCATCGAACTCAGATTTAAGGAATCATCTCAATGGGCGCAAGAACCCTGTACCGAGGTGcgaaactggagttgtaatcaacgataaccagttcctgctgcttcaagtcagaccccccgtagatctagtccaagaaaggattgaacagttggaaagagcgttcaggctcttacaaaacgaACGAGGTAGGGAACGGGAGGAagagtttgatgaagaactcgagcccttcgCCTCGCATAT
This genomic interval from Humulus lupulus chromosome 8, drHumLupu1.1, whole genome shotgun sequence contains the following:
- the LOC133798516 gene encoding probable adenylate kinase 6, chloroplastic, with the protein product MAALSYQVLRPVRVLTSARLSSLVLSIRCFSSSSSADDSSVDLLQTASFRDPKRTTNQSVPLRREPNQRNVQWVFLGCPGVGKGTYASRLSNLIGVPHIATGDLVREELSSSGPLAPQLAEVVNHGKLVSDEIIINLLSNRLQAKGESGFILDGFPRTIRQAEILEKVTDIDLVINLKLREDALLAKCLGRRLCSECGGNYNIASIDIKGEDGNSDMYMPPLLPPPHCASKLITRADDTEEVVKERLRIYNEMSRPVEEFYHSRGKLLVFDLPGGIPESWPKLLQALNLEDHDKQSAAA